A stretch of Actinomadura rubteroloni DNA encodes these proteins:
- a CDS encoding maleylpyruvate isomerase N-terminal domain-containing protein, giving the protein MERTPPDRDRVLASYRDGVGAVRAQAARITDWRAPTPCAEWRAADLAGHLRCVAENHLEYLQDAPDSRLAKLFAGETATAVLIRRQARQNAAELAVLPAESGPERIAAFTVSAGAYADLVSDQWDRTNLVYRGTKYTVGDHVGAACVEWHLHAWDLARAAGADHEPDDPELLAAAWHWGVPHLPLAPGAAWPAVLRSSGRVPDRWPGGSGDARSVRSSPPPAAEVRRM; this is encoded by the coding sequence GTGGAGCGCACGCCGCCGGACCGGGACCGCGTCCTCGCGTCCTACCGGGACGGGGTCGGCGCGGTCCGCGCGCAGGCCGCCCGGATCACCGACTGGCGGGCGCCGACGCCGTGCGCCGAGTGGCGGGCGGCCGACCTCGCCGGGCATCTGCGGTGCGTCGCCGAGAACCATCTGGAGTATTTGCAGGACGCGCCGGACAGCAGGCTCGCGAAGCTGTTCGCGGGCGAGACGGCGACCGCCGTCCTGATCCGGCGGCAGGCGCGGCAGAACGCGGCGGAGCTGGCGGTGCTGCCCGCCGAGTCCGGTCCGGAGCGGATCGCGGCGTTCACTGTGTCGGCGGGGGCGTACGCGGACCTGGTGTCCGACCAGTGGGACCGGACGAATCTGGTCTATCGTGGGACGAAGTACACCGTCGGGGACCATGTCGGCGCCGCGTGCGTCGAGTGGCACCTGCACGCGTGGGACCTCGCGCGGGCCGCGGGCGCCGACCACGAACCGGACGATCCGGAACTGCTGGCGGCGGCGTGGCACTGGGGGGTTCCGCATCTGCCGCTGGCGCCCGGCGCGGCGTGGCCGGCCGTGCTGCGGTCGTCGGGCCGGGTGCCGGACCGCTGGCCCGGCGGGTCCGGAGACGCCCGTTCCGTCCGGTCCTCACCGCCGCCCGCCGCCGAAGTGCGCAGGATGTAG
- a CDS encoding MFS transporter, which translates to MTAVTDATTGKAGAEARRGRYWIDDWEPDDERFWSATGRRVAVRNLACSILTEHLGFSVWLLWSIAVLNLPKVGITLSVGQTLWLTTLPNLVGAALRIPYTFAPARFGGRNFTIISALLLLIPCGLFVYAIEHPSIPFWALLLIAATTGLGGGNFASSMANITHFYPVKRQGLPLGLNAAGGNLGTSVTQLAMPPLIVAAGLVAVGWVWMPLVVVAAVLAYFFMNNLTRASASYTGREMAGSARDRQTIVMSVLYVGTFGSFIGYSFSFGVLIKNQFPEVTGSHVIWLGALAGSLARPFGGWLADRFGGARVTMVNFLFMGLGIGAVAYAVHAKDWTGFLTAFLFVFVTTGIGNGSTYKMIPAIFRTRALAKAAGDDEATAVAAARRQAAAAIGLISAVGAAGGVLIQQTFRISIEKTGSIGNALLILAAFYLVCLGLTWFSYLRRGGTGENASRVFAEAGV; encoded by the coding sequence ATGACGGCGGTGACGGACGCGACGACCGGAAAGGCCGGCGCGGAGGCTCGCAGGGGCCGCTACTGGATCGACGACTGGGAGCCGGACGACGAGCGGTTCTGGTCCGCGACGGGCCGCCGCGTCGCGGTCCGCAACCTGGCCTGCTCGATCCTGACCGAGCACCTCGGCTTCTCGGTGTGGCTGCTGTGGAGCATCGCGGTGCTGAACCTGCCGAAGGTGGGCATCACGCTCTCGGTCGGGCAGACGCTGTGGCTGACCACGCTGCCGAACCTGGTGGGCGCGGCGCTGCGGATCCCGTACACGTTCGCGCCGGCGAGGTTCGGCGGGCGCAACTTCACGATCATCAGCGCGCTGCTGCTGCTGATCCCGTGCGGGCTGTTCGTGTACGCGATCGAGCACCCGTCGATCCCGTTCTGGGCGCTGCTGCTGATCGCGGCGACGACGGGCCTCGGCGGCGGCAACTTCGCCTCGTCGATGGCGAACATCACGCACTTCTACCCGGTGAAGCGGCAGGGCCTGCCGCTCGGGCTGAACGCGGCGGGCGGGAACCTCGGCACGAGCGTGACGCAGCTCGCGATGCCGCCGCTGATCGTCGCGGCCGGGCTCGTCGCGGTCGGCTGGGTGTGGATGCCGCTGGTGGTCGTGGCGGCCGTGCTCGCGTACTTCTTCATGAACAACCTGACGCGGGCCAGCGCGTCCTACACGGGCCGGGAGATGGCGGGCAGCGCCCGGGACCGGCAGACGATCGTCATGTCGGTCCTGTACGTCGGGACGTTCGGGTCGTTCATCGGGTACTCGTTCAGCTTCGGCGTGCTGATCAAGAACCAGTTCCCCGAGGTGACGGGCTCGCACGTCATCTGGCTCGGCGCGCTGGCGGGGTCGCTGGCCCGTCCGTTCGGCGGCTGGCTCGCCGACCGGTTCGGCGGGGCGCGGGTGACGATGGTGAACTTCCTGTTCATGGGCCTCGGCATCGGCGCGGTCGCCTACGCCGTCCACGCCAAGGACTGGACGGGCTTCCTCACCGCGTTCCTGTTCGTTTTCGTGACGACGGGCATCGGCAACGGCTCGACCTACAAGATGATCCCGGCGATCTTCCGGACGCGGGCCCTGGCGAAGGCGGCGGGCGATGACGAGGCGACGGCGGTCGCGGCGGCGCGGCGGCAGGCGGCGGCGGCGATCGGGCTGATCTCGGCGGTCGGCGCGGCGGGCGGCGTGCTCATCCAGCAGACGTTCCGGATCTCGATCGAGAAGACCGGCAGCATCGGGAACGCGCTGCTGATCCTGGCGGCGTTCTACCTGGTCTGCCTCGGGCTGACCTGGTTCTCCTACCTGCGGCGCGGCGGGACGGGCGAGAACGCCTCCCGGGTCTTCGCCGAGGCGGGCGTGTAG
- a CDS encoding NUDIX domain-containing protein — MPDLAYLASLPRTRGAAAALLLDDLGRVLLVKPTYKNGWFLPGGVIEEGESPLRACVRECEEELGLVPRLGGLVCVDWGSPHDGVDAVNVFVFGGTITAEEVGRLRLPPDELSDYTLAAPDKIPDLAPPHIARRMVPSLRALGEGRAVYLEDGREPAPSR, encoded by the coding sequence ATGCCGGACCTCGCGTACCTCGCCTCGCTGCCCCGGACCCGCGGCGCCGCCGCGGCGCTGCTCCTCGACGACCTCGGCCGGGTGCTGCTCGTCAAACCGACCTACAAGAACGGCTGGTTCCTGCCGGGCGGCGTCATCGAGGAGGGCGAGTCACCGCTGCGCGCGTGCGTCCGCGAGTGCGAGGAGGAGCTCGGGCTCGTCCCCCGGCTCGGCGGCCTGGTCTGCGTGGACTGGGGGTCGCCGCACGACGGCGTGGACGCCGTCAACGTCTTCGTGTTCGGCGGCACGATCACCGCCGAGGAGGTCGGGCGGCTGCGGCTGCCCCCCGACGAACTGTCCGACTACACGCTCGCCGCGCCGGACAAGATCCCCGACCTCGCCCCGCCGCACATCGCGCGCCGCATGGTGCCGAGCCTGCGCGCTCTCGGCGAGGGCCGCGCCGTCTACCTGGAGGACGGACGCGAACCGGCCCCGTCCCGCTGA
- the nirB gene encoding nitrite reductase large subunit NirB — MDDGGDALMHVVVAGHGPTGHRLVEALRERDSEGSLRITVLGEETRTAYDRVALTSYLTEDADLGYPAHGTEVEVITGDPVAEIDRAARTVRTASGRALAYDALVLATGSSPFVPPVEGRELPGVFAYRTIDDLDAIRDACTAAGAGAGGVVVGGGLLGLEAARALQGLGMDTHVVEVAPWLMPRQLDEGGGAMLRRHIEGLGMAVHAGTPMKGLAGRDGRVARVDLADGSAIDAAVVVFSAGIRPRDELARACGLPVGERGGIVVDETCRTADEAIYAVGECALVGGQVYGLVAPCFSMAEVAADALLARASGRTSAARFEGADLSTKLKLMGVDVASFGDPFADAKDGALGVTYTDPVAGVYKRLIVSDDAKTLLGGVLVGDASAYPTLRARIGGTLPGTPEQALFGDVEAADGDLPDATVICSCNNVCAGTIRTAVRDESLTDVAAVKTCTRAGTTCGSCVPLVKKLLDAELTAAGIEVSKALCEHFDHSRAELFDIVRVRGITTFTRLIEEHGRGRGCDICKPVVASILASLGNGHILEGEQAALQDTNDHFLANIQKNGTYSVVPRIPGGEITPERLIVIGEVARDFGLYTKITGGQRIDLFGARVEQLPEIWRRLVEAGFESGHAYGKSLRTVKSCVGSTWCRYGVQDSVAMAIRLELRYRGLRSPHKLKSAVSGCARECAEAQGKDFGIIATEKGWNLYLAGNGGMRPRHADLFGSDLTDEELVRYIDRFLMFYIRTADRLQRTATWLESLDGGIDYLREVIVEDRLGICAELDAAMERHVAAYSDEWRDTLEDPEKLGRFVSFVNAPETPDPSIVFESERDQIKPVLVAGPRLEVAAR, encoded by the coding sequence ATGGACGACGGAGGGGACGCGCTCATGCATGTGGTGGTAGCCGGTCACGGGCCGACGGGCCACCGCCTGGTGGAGGCGCTGCGGGAACGGGATTCCGAGGGTTCGCTGCGGATCACGGTGCTGGGGGAGGAGACGCGCACAGCCTACGACCGGGTGGCGCTGACCTCCTATCTGACCGAGGACGCCGATCTCGGTTACCCGGCGCACGGCACGGAGGTCGAGGTGATCACCGGCGACCCGGTCGCCGAGATCGACCGGGCGGCGCGGACCGTGCGGACCGCGTCCGGCCGGGCGCTCGCCTACGACGCGCTGGTGCTGGCCACCGGGTCGTCGCCGTTCGTGCCGCCGGTCGAGGGCCGCGAGCTGCCGGGCGTCTTCGCCTACCGCACCATCGACGACCTGGACGCGATCCGCGACGCCTGCACGGCGGCGGGCGCCGGGGCGGGCGGTGTCGTGGTCGGCGGCGGGCTGCTCGGGCTGGAGGCGGCGCGGGCGCTGCAGGGCCTCGGGATGGACACCCACGTGGTCGAGGTCGCGCCGTGGCTGATGCCGCGCCAGCTCGACGAGGGCGGCGGCGCCATGCTGCGCCGCCACATCGAGGGCCTCGGCATGGCGGTGCACGCCGGGACGCCGATGAAGGGCCTGGCCGGACGCGACGGCCGCGTCGCCCGGGTGGACCTGGCCGACGGCTCGGCGATCGACGCCGCCGTCGTGGTGTTCTCCGCGGGCATCCGGCCGCGCGACGAGCTGGCGCGGGCCTGCGGCCTGCCGGTCGGCGAGCGCGGCGGGATCGTGGTGGACGAGACGTGCCGCACCGCCGACGAGGCGATCTACGCCGTCGGGGAGTGCGCCCTGGTCGGCGGCCAGGTCTACGGGCTCGTCGCGCCGTGCTTCAGCATGGCCGAGGTCGCCGCGGACGCGCTGCTGGCCCGCGCGTCCGGCCGCACGAGCGCCGCCCGGTTCGAGGGCGCGGACCTGTCCACCAAGCTCAAGCTGATGGGCGTGGACGTCGCGAGCTTCGGCGACCCGTTCGCCGACGCGAAGGACGGCGCGCTCGGCGTCACCTACACCGACCCGGTCGCGGGCGTCTACAAGCGGCTGATCGTCAGCGACGACGCCAAGACGCTGCTCGGCGGCGTCCTGGTCGGCGACGCGTCGGCCTACCCGACGCTGCGGGCCCGGATCGGCGGCACGCTGCCCGGCACGCCCGAGCAGGCGCTGTTCGGGGACGTCGAGGCGGCCGACGGCGACCTGCCCGACGCGACCGTCATCTGTAGCTGCAACAACGTCTGCGCCGGCACGATCCGGACGGCGGTCCGCGACGAGAGCCTGACCGACGTCGCCGCCGTGAAAACCTGCACCCGCGCCGGCACCACCTGCGGGAGCTGCGTCCCGCTGGTCAAGAAGCTGCTGGACGCGGAGCTGACCGCCGCGGGCATCGAGGTCAGCAAGGCGCTGTGCGAGCACTTCGACCACAGCCGCGCCGAGCTGTTCGACATCGTCCGGGTGCGGGGCATCACGACGTTCACCCGGCTCATCGAGGAGCACGGGCGGGGCCGGGGCTGCGACATCTGCAAGCCGGTCGTCGCGTCGATCCTCGCCAGCCTCGGCAACGGGCACATCCTGGAGGGCGAGCAGGCGGCGCTGCAGGACACCAACGACCACTTCCTCGCCAACATCCAGAAGAACGGCACGTACTCGGTGGTGCCGCGCATCCCGGGCGGGGAGATCACGCCGGAGCGGCTGATCGTCATCGGCGAGGTCGCCCGCGACTTCGGCCTCTACACCAAGATCACCGGCGGGCAGCGGATCGACCTGTTCGGCGCCCGCGTCGAGCAGCTCCCCGAGATCTGGCGGCGGCTGGTGGAGGCGGGGTTCGAGTCCGGGCACGCCTACGGCAAGTCGCTGCGGACGGTGAAGTCGTGCGTCGGGTCGACCTGGTGCCGCTACGGCGTCCAGGACTCGGTGGCGATGGCGATCCGGCTGGAGCTGCGCTACCGGGGCCTGCGGTCCCCGCACAAGCTCAAGTCGGCCGTTTCAGGCTGCGCCCGCGAGTGCGCGGAGGCGCAGGGCAAGGACTTCGGGATCATCGCGACCGAGAAGGGCTGGAACCTCTACCTCGCCGGGAACGGCGGGATGCGGCCCCGGCACGCGGACCTGTTCGGCAGCGATCTCACCGACGAGGAGCTCGTCCGGTACATCGACCGGTTCCTCATGTTCTACATCCGCACCGCCGACCGCCTCCAGCGCACCGCGACCTGGCTGGAGAGCCTGGACGGCGGCATCGACTACCTCCGCGAGGTCATCGTGGAGGACCGGCTCGGCATCTGCGCCGAGCTGGACGCCGCGATGGAGCGGCACGTCGCCGCCTACTCCGACGAGTGGCGCGACACCCTGGAGGACCCCGAGAAGCTCGGCCGGTTCGTCTCCTTCGTGAACGCCCCCGAGACGCCCGACCCCAGCATCGTCTTCGAGTCCGAACGCGACCAGATCAAGCCGGTCCTGGTGGCCGGCCCCCGCCTGGAGGTTGCCGCCCGATGA
- the nirD gene encoding nitrite reductase small subunit NirD, with amino-acid sequence MTMTTESTIGLEAPPGARWIDVCAYDDLLPERGACAIIDGVQVAVFRTFEGDLYALANLDPFSGAHVISRGILGTRAGAPTVASPMYKQVFDLRTGGCLDDPDVALPTFPIRRSATGDRVEVGLSDEHRE; translated from the coding sequence ATGACCATGACCACCGAATCGACGATCGGCCTGGAGGCGCCGCCCGGCGCCCGGTGGATCGACGTGTGCGCCTACGACGACCTGCTCCCCGAGCGCGGCGCGTGCGCCATCATCGACGGCGTCCAGGTGGCGGTGTTCCGCACGTTCGAGGGCGACCTGTACGCCTTGGCCAACCTGGACCCGTTCAGCGGCGCGCACGTCATCTCGCGCGGCATCCTCGGCACCCGCGCGGGCGCGCCGACCGTCGCGTCGCCGATGTACAAGCAGGTCTTCGACCTCCGCACGGGCGGCTGCCTGGACGACCCGGACGTCGCCCTGCCGACCTTCCCGATCCGCCGCTCGGCGACGGGCGACCGCGTGGAGGTGGGGTTGAGCGATGAGCACCGAGAATGA
- a CDS encoding uroporphyrinogen-III synthase — MSTENEPLAGFAVGVTAARRHEELATLLERRGARVVHAPAIRLIPLADDVELLEATRECVSRPFDHLVVTTAIGFRAWLEAADGWGLRDGLLDRLAGVSVLARGPKARGAIRSAGLTERWSPSSESCAEVLKHLLEQDLAGRRVAVQLYGEQLPEFTGGLRAAGAEVIELPVYRWSRTDDSTPLRRLVGQAVAGTVDAITFTSAPAVAATLAVAAEDGLEDALLETLRTNVVAACVGPVTAQALTERGVPTVQPERPRIGALVRALVSELPRHRSRRLQVRGTSLELRGHAVVLDGQLRPIAPAPMAILRALARRPGHVVSRAELTGVLPSRLVMSGAPWSRDTRPQADEHAVEMAVARLRRGLGRSGIVETVVKRGYRLACDPRLAEPVGAEFGGA, encoded by the coding sequence ATGAGCACCGAGAATGAACCGCTCGCCGGATTCGCCGTCGGGGTGACCGCGGCGCGCCGCCACGAGGAGCTGGCCACGCTGCTGGAGCGCCGGGGCGCGCGCGTCGTCCACGCCCCGGCGATCCGCCTGATCCCGCTGGCCGACGACGTCGAGCTGCTGGAGGCCACCCGCGAGTGCGTCTCCCGCCCGTTCGACCACCTCGTCGTGACCACCGCGATCGGGTTCCGCGCCTGGCTGGAGGCCGCCGACGGCTGGGGCCTGCGCGACGGGCTGCTGGACCGGCTCGCCGGGGTGAGCGTGCTGGCGCGCGGCCCGAAGGCGCGCGGCGCGATCCGCTCGGCCGGGCTGACCGAGCGCTGGTCGCCGTCCTCGGAGAGCTGCGCCGAGGTGCTGAAGCACCTGCTGGAGCAGGACCTGGCGGGCCGCCGCGTCGCCGTGCAGCTCTACGGCGAGCAGCTCCCGGAGTTCACCGGCGGGCTGCGCGCGGCGGGCGCCGAGGTGATCGAGCTGCCGGTGTACCGCTGGTCGCGCACCGACGACTCCACGCCGCTGCGGCGGCTGGTCGGGCAGGCCGTCGCGGGCACGGTGGACGCGATCACGTTCACCAGCGCCCCGGCCGTCGCCGCGACGCTCGCCGTCGCGGCCGAGGACGGCCTGGAGGACGCGCTGCTGGAGACCCTGCGCACCAACGTCGTCGCCGCGTGCGTCGGCCCGGTCACCGCGCAGGCGCTGACCGAGCGGGGCGTCCCGACCGTCCAGCCCGAGCGGCCCCGCATCGGCGCGCTCGTGCGGGCGCTCGTGTCGGAGCTGCCGCGGCACCGGTCGCGGCGGCTGCAGGTGCGCGGCACGTCGCTGGAGCTGCGCGGGCACGCGGTCGTCCTGGACGGCCAGCTCCGCCCGATCGCGCCCGCGCCGATGGCGATCCTGCGGGCGCTCGCACGACGTCCCGGGCACGTGGTGTCGCGGGCCGAGCTGACCGGCGTCCTGCCGAGCCGGCTGGTGATGAGCGGCGCGCCGTGGTCGCGCGACACCCGGCCGCAGGCCGACGAGCACGCCGTCGAGATGGCGGTGGCGCGGCTGCGGCGCGGCCTCGGCCGCTCGGGGATCGTGGAGACGGTCGTGAAGCGCGGCTACCGGCTCGCGTGCGACCCGCGGCTGGCCGAACCGGTCGGGGCGGAGTTCGGCGGTGCGTGA
- a CDS encoding sirohydrochlorin chelatase — protein MRDGAPVLLAVAHGTRSAAGVAAVRELLRRVRALRPWVPVAEAYAEIAEPRLEDALRAAGDRPVVPVPLLLARGYHALIDIPGRVERLRPDALPGRPLGPDPLLADALAARLRALGEPRRGDAVVLAAAGSSDPVGVADVEAAARLLSRRLRRPVATGFVAAGGPSLADVVADLRAAGAERVLAASYVLAPGFFHDRMAASGADAVTAPLGAHDAVARLLLRRYDQARLSAGSAVPVP, from the coding sequence GTGCGTGACGGCGCCCCGGTCCTGCTGGCGGTCGCGCACGGCACCCGCAGCGCCGCGGGCGTCGCGGCCGTGCGGGAACTGCTGCGCCGGGTCCGGGCGCTGCGGCCGTGGGTCCCGGTCGCCGAGGCCTACGCCGAGATCGCCGAGCCCCGGCTGGAGGACGCCCTGCGCGCCGCCGGGGACCGGCCGGTCGTGCCGGTCCCGCTGCTGCTGGCGCGCGGCTACCACGCGCTGATCGACATCCCGGGCCGGGTGGAGCGGCTGCGCCCGGACGCGCTGCCGGGCCGTCCGCTCGGCCCCGACCCGCTGCTCGCCGACGCGCTCGCCGCCCGGCTCCGCGCGCTGGGCGAGCCGCGGCGCGGGGACGCGGTGGTCCTGGCCGCGGCGGGCTCGTCGGACCCGGTCGGCGTCGCGGACGTCGAGGCGGCGGCGCGGCTGCTGTCGCGCCGGCTGCGGCGCCCGGTGGCGACCGGGTTCGTCGCGGCGGGCGGCCCGTCGCTCGCCGACGTGGTCGCCGACCTGCGCGCAGCCGGCGCCGAACGCGTCCTCGCGGCGTCCTACGTGCTCGCGCCCGGGTTCTTCCACGACCGCATGGCCGCGTCCGGCGCGGACGCGGTCACCGCGCCGCTCGGCGCGCACGACGCCGTGGCGCGGCTGCTGCTGCGGCGCTACGACCAGGCCCGCCTGAGCGCGGGCTCGGCGGTGCCGGTCCCCTGA
- a CDS encoding MarR family winged helix-turn-helix transcriptional regulator — protein sequence MDKREAPPDTFLAMPTYLTVELVRLIRREAGGGTSRPGRGRGGVVRWPHVIVLACLADEGALAQREISDRVRTDPADLVGILDDLEGAGYAVRRRDPADRRRYAVEITEEGRRFLRADLERLRERDARLFAALTPAETEQFRALVRKVLAHHDPRFADAAQGGSAVP from the coding sequence ATGGACAAGCGCGAGGCCCCGCCCGACACGTTCCTGGCGATGCCGACGTATCTGACCGTGGAGCTGGTCCGGCTGATCCGCCGCGAGGCGGGCGGCGGGACGTCCCGGCCCGGACGGGGCAGGGGCGGCGTCGTGCGCTGGCCGCATGTGATCGTCCTGGCGTGCCTGGCCGACGAGGGCGCGCTCGCGCAGCGGGAGATCAGCGACCGGGTGCGCACCGACCCGGCCGACCTGGTGGGGATCCTGGACGATCTGGAGGGCGCGGGCTACGCCGTCCGGCGCCGCGACCCGGCCGACCGCCGCCGCTACGCCGTCGAGATCACCGAGGAGGGGCGCCGCTTCCTGCGCGCCGACCTGGAGCGGCTGCGCGAGCGCGACGCGCGCCTGTTCGCGGCGCTGACGCCCGCCGAGACCGAGCAGTTCCGCGCGCTCGTCCGCAAAGTCCTCGCCCACCACGACCCCCGGTTCGCGGACGCGGCGCAGGGCGGAAGCGCGGTCCCCTGA
- a CDS encoding ATP-binding cassette domain-containing protein, with protein sequence MRAGEPAVEADGLVKTFGDVTAVAGIDLRVAQGEVFGFLGPNGAGKSTTINMLCTLLRPSGGAARVAGHDVVTGRDDVRRNIGLVFQDPTVDGYLSAEQNLRFHAELYGVPRNRTADRIRQVLEMVALWDRRADLVRTFSGGMRRRLEIARGLLHAPRVLFLDEPTVGLDPQTRASIWDYIRRLRDAEDVTIFMTTHYMDEAEYCDRIAIMDSGRIVALDTPEALKAGVGADRVRIRTSDDDAAVAALKERFGLDAVVADGQVTFSVASGGEFVPRLFAELGVPISAVSVARPSLDDVFMKFTGTSIRDAEQGGANDALRMRMRGR encoded by the coding sequence ATGCGGGCAGGAGAACCGGCCGTCGAGGCCGACGGACTGGTGAAGACGTTCGGGGACGTGACGGCCGTCGCGGGCATCGACCTGCGGGTCGCCCAGGGGGAGGTGTTCGGCTTCCTCGGCCCGAACGGCGCGGGCAAGTCCACGACGATCAACATGCTCTGCACGCTGCTGCGCCCGTCGGGCGGGGCGGCGCGCGTCGCGGGGCACGACGTGGTGACCGGACGCGACGACGTCCGCCGCAACATCGGCCTGGTCTTCCAGGACCCGACCGTCGACGGCTACCTCAGCGCCGAGCAGAACCTGCGCTTCCACGCCGAGCTGTACGGCGTCCCGCGCAACCGCACCGCCGACCGGATCCGGCAGGTGCTGGAGATGGTCGCGCTGTGGGACCGCCGCGCCGACCTCGTCCGGACGTTCTCCGGCGGGATGCGGCGGCGGCTGGAGATCGCGCGCGGGCTGCTGCACGCGCCGCGCGTGCTGTTCCTGGACGAGCCGACCGTCGGCCTGGACCCGCAGACCCGCGCGTCCATCTGGGACTACATCCGGCGGCTGCGGGACGCCGAGGACGTCACGATCTTCATGACCACCCACTACATGGACGAGGCCGAGTACTGCGACCGCATCGCGATCATGGACTCGGGGCGGATCGTGGCGCTCGACACGCCCGAGGCGCTGAAGGCGGGCGTCGGCGCGGACCGCGTCCGGATCCGCACGTCCGACGACGACGCGGCCGTCGCGGCGCTGAAAGAGCGGTTCGGGCTGGACGCCGTGGTCGCCGACGGGCAGGTGACGTTCAGCGTCGCGTCCGGCGGGGAGTTCGTGCCGCGCCTGTTCGCGGAGCTGGGCGTGCCGATCAGCGCGGTGAGCGTGGCGCGGCCGTCGCTGGACGACGTGTTCATGAAGTTCACCGGGACGTCGATCCGCGACGCCGAGCAGGGCGGCGCCAACGACGCGCTGCGGATGAGGATGCGGGGGAGATGA
- a CDS encoding ABC transporter permease, which translates to MTGMGTQSAPDVVRVRVPGRSVRHDLRAIKIVLHRELIRFWRDRMRMVSGLVQPVLWLLVMGTGLSELVRGGTTAAGGTVDLRTFIFPGVCAMSVMFTAMFSAASIVWDREFGFLREMLVAPISRASIVIGKCVGGALVATLQGVVILALAGLAHVPYHPVLLLEMLGMMFLCAFALTGFGVMLAARITTLQAFFALNQMALMPMMFLSGALYPLNGLPAWLGVLTRFNPLTYAVDPMRHIVFRYLHTDAALRARFNPGVTWNGWHVPIWLEIVIVAAMGLAMMGVAIVEFRHGD; encoded by the coding sequence ATGACCGGCATGGGAACCCAGTCCGCTCCGGACGTGGTGCGCGTCCGGGTGCCCGGGCGGAGCGTGCGGCACGACCTGCGCGCGATCAAGATCGTCCTGCACCGGGAGCTGATCCGCTTCTGGCGGGACCGGATGCGGATGGTGTCGGGGCTCGTCCAGCCGGTGCTGTGGCTGCTGGTCATGGGCACCGGGCTGTCGGAGCTGGTGCGCGGCGGGACGACCGCCGCCGGCGGCACCGTCGACCTGCGGACGTTCATCTTCCCCGGCGTCTGCGCGATGTCGGTGATGTTCACGGCGATGTTCTCCGCCGCGTCCATCGTGTGGGACCGCGAGTTCGGGTTCCTGCGCGAGATGCTCGTCGCGCCGATCAGCCGGGCGTCGATCGTGATCGGCAAGTGCGTCGGCGGGGCGCTCGTCGCGACGCTCCAGGGCGTGGTGATCCTCGCGCTGGCCGGGCTCGCGCACGTCCCGTACCACCCGGTGCTCCTGCTGGAGATGCTCGGGATGATGTTCCTGTGCGCGTTCGCGCTCACCGGGTTCGGCGTCATGCTGGCCGCGCGCATCACCACGCTGCAGGCGTTCTTCGCGCTGAACCAGATGGCGCTGATGCCCATGATGTTCCTGTCGGGCGCTCTGTACCCCCTGAACGGGCTGCCGGCCTGGCTCGGCGTCCTGACGCGGTTCAACCCGCTCACCTACGCCGTCGACCCGATGCGGCACATCGTCTTCCGGTACCTGCACACCGACGCGGCGCTGCGCGCCCGGTTCAACCCCGGCGTGACGTGGAACGGGTGGCACGTCCCGATCTGGCTGGAGATCGTCATCGTCGCCGCGATGGGCCTGGCGATGATGGGCGTCGCGATCGTGGAGTTCCGCCACGGCGACTGA